The Epinephelus lanceolatus isolate andai-2023 chromosome 21, ASM4190304v1, whole genome shotgun sequence genome has a segment encoding these proteins:
- the LOC117247622 gene encoding 5-hydroxytryptamine receptor 3A-like — protein sequence MIHVAFLLLIVFTDGLSSEKVCSYQDIVDYLNLTTNNAAFKLTRPVLDYTHLTMVELDIILYAILAVIEKTQTFIPFIWATMMWNNERISWDPAQFCGITHISVPKEMLWRPDLFIYEMTQKDDSPQNPYMQVSHNGVITLEEDMKVVSSCEMDVHKFPFDVQRCNISIGSAIHCVEEVRLFPFSNSSRATQFSRELMMTQGEWEFLQLSVTSRNFSIDNKQWEQLIYTFTMKRRPLLHVINFLLPILFFLSLDLASFFIADHRGEKLGFKVTVLLAISVLLLILNDILPSMSNKTPLIATYCIVIFALMLLSLLETILVTYLMEKDSATQERLRLRDNWEDKQEKVKKDNCNTEEKRQTCCSCISKESSGEKPHELLPMAEEVNNSIQSRESHVLLLILEELRKLQKTLNLHLGCRQEGGKSGLWASRINRVFFIFYITIVSLFLPLIFIAWNT from the exons ATGATacatgttgcttttctcctcctgatCGTCTTCACAG ATGGGTTGTCCTCTGAGAAAGTGTGCAGTTACCAGGATATAGTGGACTACTTGAATCTTACCACAAATAACGCCGCGTTTAAACTGACCCGGCCTGTGTTGGACTACACGCACCTCACCATGGTGGAGCTGGACATCATCCTCTATGCCATCCTGGCCGTG ATTGAGAAAACACAAACTTTTATTCCTTTCATCTGGGCAACAATG ATGTGGAACAATGAGCGCATCTCGTGGGACCCAGCTCAGTTTTGTGGAATCACTCATATTTCAGTTCCTAAAGAAATGCTCTGGAGACCAGACCTCTTCATCTATGAGAT gACACAGAAGGATGACTCCCCTCAGAATCCGTACATGCAGGTGTCCCACAATGGGGTGATCACTTTGGAAGAGGACATGAAGGTGGTCAGCAGCTGTGAGATGGACGTCCACAAGTTCCCCTTCGACGTACAGAGATGCAACATCTCCATTGGATCCGCAATACACTGTG TTGAGGAGGTTCGTCTCTTTCCTTTCTCCAACTCGTCACGAGCCACACAGTTTTCCAGAGAGCTGATGATGACTCAGGGAGAGTGGGAGTTCCTCCAGCTGTCCGTCACCAGCCGCAATTTCAGCATCGACAATAAACAGTGGGAACAGCTCATATACACT TTCACCATGAAGAGGAGGCCCCTTCTCCATGTCATCAACTTCCTGTTGCCCATCCTGTTCTTCCTAAGTCTGGACCTCGCCTCCTTCTTCATCGCAGACCATCGAGGAGAGAAGCTGGGCTTCAAAGTCACTGTGCTGCTGGCCATCTCCGTCCTGCTGCTCATTCTGAACGACATCCTGCCCTCCATGTCCAACAAGACACCACTCATAG CGACCTACTGCATTGTGATTTTTGCTCTGATGCTGCTCAGCCTGCTGGAGACGATCTTGGTTACGTATCTTATGGAGAAAGACTCTGCAACCCAGGAGAGGCTCAGGCTGAGGGACAACTGGGAGGACAAACAGGAAAAAGTCAAAAAAGATAACTGTAACACAG AGGAGAAAAGACAGACCTGCTGTTCATGCATCAGCAAAGAGTCCAGTGGTGAGAAACCGCACGAACTGCTGCCCATGGCTGAAGAG GTTAACAACAGCATTCAGTCACGAGAGTCTCACGTGTTACTGCTgatcctggaggagctgaggaAGCTGCAGAAAACTCTGAATCTGCACCTCGGCTGCAGACAGGAAGGAGGGAAGTCCGGTCTTTGGGCCTCAAGAATCAACAgagttttcttcattttctacATCACCATAGTGTCACTGTTTCTACCCCTCATCTTCATCGCATGGAACACTtag
- the LOC117247538 gene encoding 5-hydroxytryptamine receptor 3A-like, whose protein sequence is MLAGFFVLLFLSDVVSPEGNCSYQDVLNHLNLSTNNELFFMTRPVKNYKHPTQVSLEVLLYAILDVVEKDQKFIPYVWTVMRWHNEYISWDPNQFCGIDNVSLPTDILWKPDLTIEEMTEKDKAPPSPYLTINNKGYVEVQNDQVLVSTCRMHTYTFPFDIQRCNLTFKSVIYTAKDIRLQSTDNSSEATECSREVMRTQYEWLFLNMTVTTNNASNTFGQDIVIYTITMKRRSLLYIVNFLVPVLFFLCLDLASFLISDNGGEKLSFKVTVLLAVTVLQLILNEILPASSNKIPLIAVYCIGIFALMLLSLLETIFVMHLMEKDSASQEEDADKDRSLSEDCNKQGKANIHSWMHKWTHCACIFDVSTGETPSELLPVAKEVRSSKLIEEYHALEKLSDELKEMEKTLSQLLSNRKEEEKPGYWTGVAKKVNRVFLIFYLTVVCLFLIVIFIKWNTA, encoded by the exons ATGCTCGCTGGTTTCTTCGTCCTGCTCTTCCTCTCAG ATGTTGTGTCGCCTGAGGGTAACTGCAGTTATCAGGATGTTTTAAACCACCTGAACTTGTCCACAAACAACGAGCTGTTCTTTATGACCCGACCCGTTAAAAACTACAAACACCCCACACAGGTTTCCCTGGAAGTACTACTCTATGCCATTCTAGATGTG GTTGAAAAAGATCAGAAATTCATTCCTTATGTTTGGACTGTCATG AGGTGGCACAATGAATACATCTCCTGGGACCCAAATCAGTTTTGTGGCATTGATAATGTTTCTCTTCCTACTGACATTTTGTGGAAACCAGATCTCACTATTGAAGAAAT GACAGAGAAGGACAAAGCCCCTCCGAGCCCTTATCTTACCATCAATAATAAAGGATATGTTGAAGTCCAGAACGACCAGGTGCTGGTCAGCACCTGCAGGATGCACACTTACACATTCCCCTTCGACATACAGCGTTGCAACCTCACCTTCAAGTCTGTCATATACACCG CAAAGGACATTCGGCTCCAGTCGACGGACAACTCTTCAGAGGCCACAGAGTGTTCTCGTGAGGTGATGCGGACTCAGTACGAATGGCTGTTTCTCAACATGACAGTTACTACCAACAATGCCAGCAATACGTTCGGCCAAGACATTGTCATTTACACT ATCACCATGAAGAGGCGGTCTCTCCTCTACATTGTCAACTTCTTGGTACCCGTCTTGTTCTTCTTGTGTCTGGACTTGGCCTCCTTCCTGATCTCAGACAACGGGGGCGAGAAGCTCAGCTTCAAGGTCACTGTGCTGCTCGCTGTCACTGTGTTACAACTTATCCTGAATGAAATTCTGCCTGCCTCATCAAACAAGATTCCTCTCATAG CGGTCTACTGCATTGGGATTTTTGCTCTGATGCTGCTGAGCCTCCTGGAGACAATTTTCGTAATGCATCTGATGGAAAAAGACTCTGCATCCCAAGAAGAAGATGCAGATAAAGACCGAAGCCTGAGTGAGGACTGTAACAAACAGGGCAAAGCCAACATCCACAGCT GGATGCACAAATGGACTCACTGCGCGTGTATCTTTGATGTGTCTACTGGTGAAACTCCGTCTGAACTGCTGCCTGTGGCCAAAGAGGTTAGA agcagcaaactgatagAGGAGTACCATGCCTTGGAGAAGCTCTCAGATGAGCTGAAAGAGATGGAGAAAACCCTTTCCCAGCTCCTCAGCAACaggaaggaagaggagaagcCCGGCTACTGGACCGGAGTGGCTAAAAAAGTCAACAGAGTTTTCTTAATTTTCTATTTAacagtggtgtgtctgttttTAATTGTTATCTTTATCAAATGGAACACTGCGTAG